In Nocardia sp. BMG111209, a genomic segment contains:
- a CDS encoding chorismate mutase, with protein MSTSTEPLEQPATGSDSSLPTSEADIDKLRKEIDRLDAEILAAVKRRTEVSRMIGRTRMANGGPRLVHSREMKVLERFSELGQEGHTLAMLLLRLGRGRLGH; from the coding sequence ATGAGCACCTCTACCGAACCGCTGGAGCAACCGGCGACCGGGTCCGACTCATCGCTGCCCACCAGCGAGGCGGACATCGACAAACTCCGCAAGGAGATCGACCGGCTCGATGCCGAGATCCTCGCCGCCGTCAAACGGCGTACCGAGGTCTCGCGAATGATCGGCCGCACCCGGATGGCCAACGGCGGCCCGCGTCTCGTGCACTCCCGCGAGATGAAGGTGCTGGAGCGTTTCAGCGAGTTGGGCCAGGAGGGCCACACGCTGGCCATGCTGCTGCTGCGACTGGGCCGCGGGCGCCTCGGCCACTAG
- the pcrA gene encoding DNA helicase PcrA — translation METTVVDTDQQTRDARREDRAREAQERADRLLEGLNPQQRSAVVHTGSPLLIVAGAGSGKTAVLTRRIAYLLAARGVTPGQILAITFTNKAAAEMRERVAGLIGPRAASMWVSTFHSSCVRILRTQSALLPGLNSNFSIYDADDSRRLLAMIGRDLDLDAKKYTPRLLSTAISNLKNELIDPPQAAADAESDESELPRIVARVYTEYQRRLRGANAMDFDDLIGETVALLQNHPPVAEYYRRRFRHVLVDEYQDTNHAQYVLVRELVGHHTPGTEVEPSELCVVGDADQSIYAFRGATIRNIEEFERDFPDAETILLEQNYRSTQHILSAANALISRNEGRRDKRLWTDSGDGDLITGYVADNEHDEAAFVAREIDRLVDGGDYNYADVAVFYRTNNNSRALEEIFIRMGLPYKVVGGVRFYERKEVRDIVAYLRVLENPDDAVSLRRILNTPRRGIGDRAEACVAVHSEQRAIGFAQALREAADGKVALLNTRAQRAIAGFLDLLDEIRAAGDRDDDDLDFPDVGNVVEAVLDRTGYRAELEASDDPQDGARLDNLNELVSVAREFSSEARNDVEAARAEGLVPEAAEGEPDPGSPAAFLERVSLVADSDQLPDEGSGVVTLMTLHTAKGLEFPVVFVTGWEDGQFPHMRALGDPTELAEERRLAYVGLTRARRRLYLTRAVIRSGWGQPVSNPESRFLQEIPQHLIDWQRLEPAASAGGRGFRRRGEEDGQERDWTRGDGWSAGARPGVRGGGERRPAPSAAAKRNNVDLVLAVGDRVSDDKYGLGRVVSVEGLGPVATVTIDFGSAGTIRLIPQYSRTLVKL, via the coding sequence ATGGAAACGACGGTGGTTGATACGGATCAGCAGACACGCGATGCCCGGCGCGAGGACCGTGCCCGAGAGGCCCAGGAGCGAGCCGACCGGCTACTGGAGGGGCTCAACCCGCAGCAGCGATCCGCGGTCGTGCACACCGGCTCACCACTGCTCATCGTGGCGGGTGCGGGCTCCGGCAAGACGGCCGTGCTGACCCGGCGCATCGCCTATCTGCTCGCCGCGCGCGGGGTCACCCCCGGCCAGATCCTGGCCATCACCTTCACCAACAAGGCCGCCGCGGAGATGCGCGAGCGGGTCGCCGGTCTGATCGGGCCGCGCGCCGCGAGCATGTGGGTGTCCACCTTCCACTCCAGCTGCGTGCGCATCCTCCGCACCCAGTCCGCGCTGCTGCCGGGCCTGAACTCCAACTTCTCCATCTACGACGCCGACGACTCCCGCCGCCTGCTCGCGATGATCGGGCGCGACCTCGATCTGGACGCCAAGAAGTACACGCCCCGCCTGCTGTCCACCGCCATCTCCAACCTCAAGAACGAACTCATCGACCCGCCGCAGGCCGCCGCCGACGCCGAGTCCGACGAGAGCGAGCTGCCGCGCATCGTCGCCCGGGTCTACACCGAGTACCAGCGCCGGCTGCGCGGGGCCAACGCCATGGACTTCGACGACCTCATCGGCGAGACGGTCGCGCTGCTGCAGAACCACCCGCCGGTCGCCGAGTACTACCGCCGCCGCTTCCGGCACGTCCTGGTCGACGAGTACCAGGACACCAACCACGCGCAGTACGTGCTGGTGCGCGAGCTCGTCGGTCATCACACCCCCGGCACCGAGGTGGAACCCAGCGAGCTCTGCGTGGTCGGCGACGCCGACCAGTCCATCTATGCCTTCCGCGGCGCCACCATCCGCAACATCGAGGAGTTCGAGCGCGACTTCCCGGATGCGGAAACCATTCTGCTGGAACAGAATTACCGCTCCACCCAGCACATCCTGTCCGCGGCCAACGCGCTCATCTCGCGCAACGAGGGCCGCCGCGACAAGCGGCTGTGGACCGATTCCGGCGACGGCGACCTGATCACCGGATACGTGGCCGACAACGAGCACGACGAGGCCGCGTTCGTGGCCCGCGAGATCGACCGGCTGGTCGACGGCGGCGACTACAACTACGCCGACGTGGCGGTGTTCTACCGCACCAACAACAACTCCCGGGCCCTGGAGGAGATCTTCATCCGGATGGGCCTGCCGTACAAGGTGGTCGGCGGCGTCCGCTTCTACGAGCGCAAGGAGGTGCGCGATATCGTCGCGTACCTGCGGGTGCTGGAGAATCCGGACGACGCGGTGAGCCTGCGGCGCATCCTCAACACGCCCCGGCGCGGCATCGGTGACCGGGCCGAGGCCTGCGTGGCCGTGCACTCCGAGCAGCGCGCCATCGGTTTCGCGCAAGCGCTGCGCGAGGCCGCCGACGGCAAGGTCGCACTGCTCAACACCCGCGCGCAGCGGGCCATCGCGGGCTTCCTGGACCTGCTGGACGAGATCCGGGCCGCCGGCGACCGGGACGACGACGATCTCGACTTCCCCGATGTGGGCAACGTGGTGGAGGCGGTACTCGACCGCACCGGATATCGCGCCGAACTGGAGGCCTCCGACGATCCGCAGGACGGCGCCCGCCTCGACAACCTGAACGAATTGGTCAGCGTGGCCCGCGAATTCAGTTCCGAGGCCCGCAACGACGTCGAGGCCGCGCGGGCCGAGGGTCTGGTCCCGGAGGCCGCCGAGGGTGAGCCCGATCCGGGCTCGCCGGCCGCCTTCCTGGAGCGGGTCTCCCTGGTCGCCGACTCCGACCAACTCCCCGACGAGGGCTCCGGCGTCGTCACGCTGATGACCCTGCACACCGCCAAGGGGCTGGAATTCCCGGTCGTCTTCGTGACCGGCTGGGAGGACGGTCAGTTCCCGCACATGCGGGCACTCGGCGATCCGACCGAGCTGGCCGAAGAACGCCGTCTGGCGTATGTGGGTCTCACCCGGGCCCGCCGGCGCCTGTATCTGACCCGGGCGGTGATCCGCTCCGGCTGGGGGCAGCCGGTGTCCAATCCGGAATCGCGCTTCCTCCAGGAGATTCCGCAGCACCTGATCGACTGGCAGCGGCTCGAGCCGGCGGCGTCCGCCGGTGGCCGCGGTTTCCGGCGCCGCGGCGAGGAGGACGGCCAGGAACGCGACTGGACCCGCGGCGACGGCTGGTCCGCCGGTGCGCGGCCCGGAGTACGCGGCGGCGGCGAGCGCCGCCCGGCCCCCTCGGCCGCGGCGAAACGCAACAACGTGGACCTGGTCCTGGCCGTCGGCGACCGGGTCAGCGACGACAAGTACGGCCTGGGCCGGGTGGTCTCGGTCGAGGGGCTCGGCCCGGTGGCGACGGTCACCATCGACTTCGGCAGCGCGGGCACCATCCGGCTGATCCCGCAGTACAGTCGCACTCTGGTCAAGTTGTGA
- a CDS encoding M23 family metallopeptidase, with protein MSPRPLQPVHRAQSARRYRGDGESFDNHPYFGGAESFGGAEPAPRPAGGAADWNAWSPADNPAGPDSGSWNAWDTYDPAATGHEDYEYAAVDDPFEVGRLDPDHRPGDGLGGGREGRRAGAHRTPAPPSSLKGRAAVVAVAAGAVVAAGQAEMAATGGHHPATADYQAGGQVHEIAAQAVSITDAGAADAQSPQVLNAAPAADVSQFSDILQHGQKFAADLAAIEDAKLRPIYSKFANGTFTSGFGTRWGAEHLGVDIAAPIGTPIYAVEDGTVIDAGPASGFGMWVRLKHDDGTITVYGHVDTAVVSVGQRVMAGDQIATVGNRGFSTGPHCHFEVWLNGNDKVDPLPWLASRGISLGVERD; from the coding sequence ATGAGCCCTCGCCCCCTACAGCCCGTCCATCGAGCACAGTCCGCCCGGCGTTATCGCGGTGACGGAGAATCCTTCGACAACCACCCCTACTTCGGTGGTGCGGAATCCTTCGGCGGCGCCGAACCGGCCCCCCGGCCCGCCGGTGGCGCGGCCGACTGGAACGCCTGGTCCCCCGCCGACAATCCCGCCGGACCCGACTCCGGCAGCTGGAACGCCTGGGACACCTACGATCCCGCCGCCACCGGCCACGAGGACTACGAGTACGCGGCCGTCGACGATCCGTTCGAGGTCGGCCGACTCGATCCGGACCATCGCCCCGGCGACGGACTCGGTGGCGGCCGGGAGGGCCGCCGCGCCGGCGCCCACCGCACTCCCGCCCCGCCCAGCTCGCTCAAGGGCCGGGCCGCCGTGGTGGCCGTCGCCGCCGGCGCGGTCGTCGCGGCCGGCCAGGCCGAGATGGCGGCCACCGGGGGGCACCACCCCGCCACCGCCGACTACCAGGCCGGCGGCCAGGTCCACGAGATCGCCGCACAGGCGGTCAGCATCACCGACGCCGGCGCCGCCGATGCGCAGTCGCCGCAGGTGCTCAACGCCGCACCGGCCGCCGATGTGAGCCAGTTCTCCGACATCCTGCAGCACGGGCAGAAATTCGCGGCCGATCTCGCCGCCATCGAGGACGCGAAGCTGCGGCCCATCTACTCCAAGTTCGCCAACGGCACCTTCACCTCGGGCTTCGGAACCCGTTGGGGCGCCGAACATCTCGGTGTCGACATCGCGGCGCCGATCGGCACCCCGATCTACGCCGTCGAGGACGGCACCGTGATCGACGCCGGGCCGGCCTCCGGATTCGGTATGTGGGTGCGGCTCAAGCACGACGACGGCACCATCACGGTCTACGGCCACGTCGACACCGCCGTCGTCTCGGTCGGTCAGCGCGTCATGGCGGGCGATCAGATCGCCACCGTCGGCAACCGCGGCTTCTCCACCGGTCCGCACTGCCATTTCGAGGTGTGGCTCAACGGGAACGACAAGGTCGACCCGCTGCCCTGGCTCGCCTCGCGCGGTATTTCCCTGGGTGTCGAACGCGACTGA
- the sucC gene encoding ADP-forming succinate--CoA ligase subunit beta produces the protein MDLFEYQAKELFVKHGVPSSEGRVTDSAEEARAIATEIGKPVMIKSQVKVGGRGKAGGVKYAATPDDAYEHAKNILGLDIKGHITKKVLVAEAKDIAAEYYISFLLDRSNRTYMAMCSVEGGMEIEEVAVQKPEMLAKIPVDAVKGVDLAFARSIAEQGHLPADILDTAAVTIQKLWETFVGEDATLVEVNPLVRTPDNEILALDGKVTLDANAEFRHPQHLEFADVDATDPLELKAKEHDLNYVKLDGEVGIIGNGAGLVMSTLDVVAYAGENHGGVKPANFLDIGGGASATVMANGLDVILGDSQVKSVFVNVFGGITSCDAVANGIVKALEILGDSATKPLVVRLDGNNVELGRKILADANHPLVTIAQTMDEGADKAAELAAAK, from the coding sequence ATGGATCTCTTCGAATATCAGGCGAAGGAGCTCTTCGTGAAGCACGGAGTGCCTTCGTCGGAAGGCCGGGTCACCGACTCGGCTGAGGAAGCGCGGGCGATCGCTACCGAGATCGGTAAGCCCGTGATGATCAAGTCGCAGGTCAAGGTCGGTGGGCGTGGTAAGGCCGGTGGCGTGAAGTACGCCGCCACCCCGGACGACGCGTACGAGCACGCGAAGAACATCCTGGGCCTGGACATCAAGGGCCACATCACCAAGAAGGTCCTGGTCGCCGAGGCCAAGGACATCGCCGCCGAGTACTACATCTCGTTCCTGCTCGACCGCTCCAACCGGACCTACATGGCCATGTGCTCGGTCGAGGGCGGCATGGAGATCGAAGAGGTCGCGGTCCAGAAGCCCGAGATGCTCGCCAAGATCCCGGTCGACGCGGTGAAAGGTGTGGACCTGGCGTTCGCGCGTTCCATCGCCGAGCAGGGCCACCTCCCGGCCGACATCCTCGACACCGCCGCGGTCACCATCCAGAAGTTGTGGGAGACCTTCGTCGGTGAGGACGCCACCCTCGTCGAGGTCAACCCGCTGGTGCGCACCCCCGACAACGAGATCCTCGCCCTCGACGGCAAGGTGACCCTGGACGCGAACGCCGAGTTCCGCCACCCGCAGCACCTCGAGTTCGCGGACGTCGACGCGACCGACCCGCTGGAGCTCAAGGCCAAGGAGCACGACCTCAACTACGTCAAGCTCGACGGTGAGGTCGGCATCATCGGCAACGGCGCCGGTCTGGTCATGTCCACGCTGGACGTCGTCGCCTACGCGGGCGAGAACCACGGTGGCGTGAAGCCCGCCAACTTCCTCGACATCGGTGGCGGCGCCTCGGCCACCGTGATGGCCAACGGCCTCGATGTCATCCTGGGCGACTCCCAGGTCAAGAGCGTGTTCGTGAACGTCTTCGGCGGTATCACCTCCTGTGACGCCGTGGCGAACGGCATCGTGAAGGCCCTGGAGATCCTGGGCGACAGCGCGACCAAGCCGCTGGTGGTGCGGCTCGACGGCAACAACGTCGAGCTCGGCCGCAAGATCCTCGCCGATGCCAACCACCCGCTGGTGACCATCGCGCAGACCATGGACGAAGGCGCCGACAAGGCAGCCGAACTGGCTGCGGCCAAGTAA
- the sucD gene encoding succinate--CoA ligase subunit alpha → MSIFLNKDNKVIVQGITGGEGTKHTALMLKAGTNVVGGVNARKAGTTVSHVDSDGNAVELPVFASVAEAIAKTGADTSIAFVPPAFSKDAIIEAIDAEIPLLVVITEGIPVQDSAYAWAYNVEKGQKTRIIGPNCPGIITPGESLVGITPNNITGKGPVGLVSKSGTLTYQMMYELRDFGFSTAIGIGGDPVIGTTHIDAIEAFEKDPETKIIVMIGEIGGDAEERAAAYIQANVTKPVVGYVAGFTAPEGKTMGHAGAIVSSGAGTAQGKKEALEAAGVKVGKTPSETAALAREILEKAAVSA, encoded by the coding sequence ATGTCCATCTTCCTGAACAAGGACAACAAGGTCATCGTCCAGGGCATCACCGGCGGCGAGGGCACCAAGCACACCGCGCTGATGCTGAAGGCCGGCACCAACGTCGTCGGCGGTGTCAACGCGCGCAAGGCCGGCACCACCGTGTCGCACGTGGACTCCGACGGCAATGCCGTCGAGCTGCCCGTGTTCGCGTCCGTGGCCGAGGCCATCGCGAAGACCGGCGCCGACACCTCGATCGCGTTCGTGCCGCCGGCCTTCTCCAAGGACGCCATCATCGAGGCCATCGACGCGGAGATCCCGCTGCTGGTGGTCATCACCGAGGGCATCCCGGTGCAGGACTCCGCGTACGCCTGGGCCTACAACGTGGAGAAGGGTCAGAAGACCCGGATCATCGGCCCGAACTGCCCCGGCATCATCACCCCGGGCGAGTCGCTGGTCGGCATCACCCCGAACAACATCACCGGCAAGGGCCCGGTCGGCCTGGTGTCGAAGTCGGGCACGCTGACCTACCAGATGATGTACGAGCTGCGGGACTTCGGTTTCTCCACCGCCATCGGCATCGGCGGCGACCCGGTCATCGGCACCACCCACATCGACGCCATCGAGGCGTTCGAGAAGGACCCGGAGACCAAGATCATCGTCATGATCGGCGAGATCGGTGGCGACGCCGAGGAGCGGGCCGCGGCCTACATCCAGGCCAACGTGACCAAGCCGGTCGTCGGCTACGTCGCCGGCTTCACCGCGCCCGAGGGGAAGACCATGGGCCACGCCGGCGCCATCGTCTCCAGCGGCGCCGGTACCGCGCAGGGCAAGAAGGAGGCCCTCGAGGCCGCGGGCGTGAAGGTCGGTAAGACGCCGTCCGAGACCGCCGCCCTGGCCCGCGAGATCCTGGAGAAGGCCGCCGTCAGCGCCTGA
- a CDS encoding DUF5336 domain-containing protein, which produces MSYPTGGSGYSGPAPAPSSAPGYGQQPTGAGAVHPGAPAAGPTGPGAAGPADAKGLPFYLTIAVTALGIVNFLLGFLKFESFDLTARGSVTTDRDLFQQGGFAAVAFLLFAGLVAGISLLPKQNGHHAVVAAASAAGFLSVLFQALDLGPGFGLTGAAWALIILALVQAGAAVFGLLLESGVLSAPAPKPAAPQGGFGGPGGGYAQPPAYGSAPQQYGQPGQASPYGQYGQQPSYGAPQPGQQPYGQQAPYGQQQYGQQPYGQPPAYGQQQAYGQQPTVGFGAAAQQRQQPEQRQQPATGEEAATQHFGSVPSASPYGGAGYGQSSSAGQPQQSGQGGSAEPFGTEQNADPAADATRAFRPEDDKQ; this is translated from the coding sequence ATGTCATACCCGACCGGGGGATCTGGGTACAGCGGACCGGCGCCGGCACCTTCGTCCGCGCCGGGCTACGGTCAGCAGCCGACCGGCGCCGGGGCGGTCCATCCGGGCGCGCCCGCGGCGGGTCCGACGGGGCCCGGCGCCGCGGGACCGGCCGACGCCAAGGGCCTGCCGTTCTACCTCACCATCGCCGTCACCGCGCTGGGCATCGTCAACTTCCTGCTCGGCTTCCTGAAGTTCGAATCCTTCGACCTCACCGCCCGCGGCAGCGTCACGACCGACCGCGACCTGTTCCAGCAGGGCGGCTTCGCCGCCGTGGCGTTCCTGCTGTTCGCCGGTCTGGTGGCGGGAATCTCGTTGCTGCCCAAGCAGAACGGCCACCATGCCGTGGTGGCCGCCGCCTCGGCGGCGGGTTTCCTGTCGGTGCTGTTCCAGGCGCTGGACCTGGGACCCGGGTTCGGTCTGACCGGGGCCGCCTGGGCGCTGATCATCCTGGCTCTGGTGCAGGCGGGCGCCGCCGTCTTCGGGCTGCTGCTCGAGTCGGGCGTGCTGTCGGCCCCCGCGCCGAAGCCGGCCGCTCCGCAGGGCGGATTCGGCGGTCCGGGTGGCGGATACGCGCAGCCGCCGGCGTACGGTTCCGCGCCGCAGCAGTACGGCCAGCCCGGTCAGGCCTCGCCCTACGGTCAGTACGGCCAGCAGCCTTCCTACGGCGCGCCGCAGCCGGGTCAGCAGCCCTACGGCCAGCAGGCCCCGTACGGCCAGCAGCAGTACGGCCAGCAGCCCTACGGGCAGCCTCCTGCGTACGGCCAGCAGCAGGCCTACGGCCAGCAGCCGACCGTCGGTTTCGGCGCCGCGGCGCAGCAGCGGCAGCAGCCGGAGCAGCGGCAGCAGCCGGCCACCGGTGAGGAGGCCGCGACCCAGCACTTCGGCTCGGTGCCGTCGGCCTCGCCGTACGGCGGCGCGGGCTACGGCCAGAGCTCGTCGGCCGGCCAGCCCCAGCAGTCCGGTCAGGGCGGCTCGGCCGAACCCTTCGGCACCGAACAGAACGCCGACCCGGCCGCCGACGCCACCCGGGCCTTCCGCCCGGAGGACGACAAGCAGTAG
- a CDS encoding DUF6350 family protein, which translates to MRQNRSGGARRDAARRRAAIQDPVFGSLSPQRARVLLVVAARSSSFTMVAIVLVVIGTLLGADSGLTGVSGAIAAGWLEVHQVPLVVGRTELGVLPLLPTALVLWLTMRDCARAVETDCTRADLGWIVAAALAGPLLITAVCLAVAEDATAAVALQPPHTLTAFGWVAGLHLVAAAVGIAGRWFSFPRARRDLMAALPGWALPGARIGLRSVRRLLLASVAVTLVSFVANWSHVGDTYHAAGNTAGALGLTALSLAYLPNVVIDAACVLLGANVHVGVGSLDLFGITGGPMPALPVLAAVPEGPAAGWWPVLLLIPIAVGVLAGVDCARVIWDANRFELGFDRATAPWATLTAAGVGALLLTLLAALAGGVAGTFGAIGAGTLLSAGLAFGWFAVAGYAGMVTARRFGLAPATRPADDFSHFEHAYDDGYRLHDGPDLEVEVDGELLEDGPLDDDAVDDEYGEYADDEYADDDYDDGEYDDGEYDEDDEYEDEDEAAEPAAAGHEDHETDYHEAEFEDDDEYGPDGRPVVVHPARHDDADEILDAEVVETDLPDEDGRGAR; encoded by the coding sequence TTGCGGCAGAACCGTTCCGGTGGTGCCCGGCGGGACGCGGCGCGGCGGCGGGCCGCGATCCAGGATCCGGTGTTCGGATCGCTGAGCCCGCAGCGGGCCCGGGTGCTGCTCGTGGTCGCGGCGCGATCGTCGAGTTTCACCATGGTGGCCATCGTTCTTGTGGTGATCGGCACGCTGCTCGGCGCCGACAGCGGTCTGACCGGCGTCTCCGGCGCGATCGCGGCGGGCTGGCTCGAGGTGCACCAGGTTCCCCTGGTGGTCGGCCGCACCGAACTCGGGGTGCTGCCGCTGCTGCCCACCGCGCTGGTGTTGTGGCTGACCATGCGCGATTGTGCGCGGGCGGTCGAAACCGATTGCACGCGTGCGGATCTGGGCTGGATCGTGGCGGCGGCGCTGGCCGGGCCGCTGCTCATCACGGCGGTCTGCCTGGCCGTGGCGGAGGACGCCACGGCGGCGGTCGCGTTGCAGCCGCCGCATACGCTCACCGCCTTCGGCTGGGTGGCGGGCCTGCATCTGGTGGCCGCCGCGGTCGGTATCGCGGGCCGCTGGTTCTCCTTCCCGCGAGCGCGCCGGGATCTGATGGCGGCTCTGCCGGGGTGGGCGTTGCCGGGCGCGCGGATCGGGCTCCGCTCGGTACGGCGGCTGCTGCTGGCGAGCGTCGCGGTCACCCTCGTCTCGTTCGTGGCCAACTGGTCTCACGTCGGCGACACCTATCACGCCGCGGGCAACACCGCCGGTGCGCTCGGGCTGACCGCGTTGTCGCTGGCCTATCTGCCGAATGTGGTGATCGACGCGGCCTGTGTGCTGCTCGGGGCGAACGTGCACGTCGGGGTGGGATCGCTGGATCTGTTCGGGATCACCGGCGGGCCGATGCCGGCATTGCCGGTACTGGCGGCGGTGCCCGAGGGGCCCGCGGCCGGCTGGTGGCCGGTGCTGCTGCTGATCCCGATCGCCGTCGGCGTCCTCGCCGGGGTGGACTGCGCGCGAGTGATCTGGGACGCCAACCGTTTCGAGCTCGGATTCGACCGGGCCACCGCGCCGTGGGCCACGCTCACGGCGGCGGGTGTCGGGGCGCTGCTGCTGACGCTGCTCGCGGCGCTGGCCGGGGGAGTGGCCGGCACCTTCGGCGCGATCGGGGCGGGCACGCTGCTGTCGGCCGGACTGGCGTTCGGCTGGTTCGCGGTGGCCGGCTACGCGGGCATGGTGACGGCGCGGCGGTTCGGCCTCGCCCCGGCCACCCGGCCCGCCGATGATTTCAGTCACTTCGAACACGCCTACGACGACGGCTACCGGCTGCACGACGGCCCCGATCTGGAGGTCGAGGTCGACGGCGAACTGCTGGAGGACGGCCCGCTCGACGACGACGCGGTGGACGACGAATACGGCGAGTACGCCGACGACGAGTACGCCGACGATGACTATGACGACGGCGAATACGACGACGGCGAATACGACGAGGACGACGAATACGAGGACGAGGACGAGGCGGCGGAGCCCGCCGCGGCCGGGCACGAGGACCACGAAACCGACTACCACGAGGCCGAATTCGAGGACGACGACGAATACGGCCCGGACGGCCGTCCGGTCGTGGTGCACCCGGCCCGGCACGACGACGCGGACGAGATCCTGGACGCCGAGGTGGTGGAGACGGACCTGCCCGACGAGGACGGTAGGGGCGCTCGATAG
- the purN gene encoding phosphoribosylglycinamide formyltransferase: protein MPPTAPATVVVLASGTGSLLHALIDATGADGYPARVAAVGVDRPCPATGHAEAAGIPHFEVALGAYPDRAAWDIALTEAVAAHRPDLVVLAGFMKLLGPEFLARFGGRILNTHPALLPSFAGAHGVRDALAYGVRVTGTTVMLVDAGVDTGPILAQEAVPVLPADDEASLHERIKVVERRLLAEVVAAVATRGIVSDGRKAVIPDERVLR, encoded by the coding sequence GTGCCGCCGACGGCACCCGCGACCGTCGTCGTCCTCGCCTCGGGCACCGGATCGCTGCTGCACGCCCTCATCGACGCGACCGGCGCGGACGGCTATCCCGCGCGCGTCGCCGCGGTCGGGGTCGACCGGCCCTGCCCGGCCACCGGTCATGCCGAGGCGGCGGGCATTCCGCACTTCGAGGTGGCCCTCGGCGCGTATCCGGACCGGGCCGCCTGGGACATCGCGCTGACCGAGGCGGTCGCCGCACACCGGCCGGATCTGGTGGTGCTGGCCGGTTTCATGAAACTGCTCGGCCCCGAATTCCTGGCCCGGTTCGGCGGCCGCATCCTCAACACCCATCCCGCGCTGCTGCCCTCCTTCGCGGGCGCGCACGGCGTGCGGGACGCCCTCGCGTACGGGGTGCGGGTCACCGGGACCACCGTGATGCTGGTCGACGCCGGCGTCGACACCGGGCCGATCCTCGCGCAGGAGGCGGTGCCGGTGCTGCCCGCGGACGACGAGGCTTCCCTGCACGAGCGAATCAAGGTGGTGGAGCGGCGGCTGCTGGCCGAGGTGGTCGCCGCCGTCGCCACCCGAGGCATTGTCTCCGACGGACGAAAGGCAGTTATCCCAGATGAGCGAGTTCTGCGGTGA